One window from the genome of Brachionichthys hirsutus isolate HB-005 chromosome 19, CSIRO-AGI_Bhir_v1, whole genome shotgun sequence encodes:
- the LOC137908414 gene encoding thrombospondin-4-B-like isoform X2 has product MILTSASRDSTVYDLLTSPDCLPELLQGGLAEQGVNEAFILTSFKLQPKTGTSVFGLYNPRDNSKYFEFTVMGKLNRAVLRYLRTDKRMSSVTFNNLVLADGQQHRLLFHLKGMQRQGPGGVELHLDCRLVETVRDLPAAFQGLPAGYGMLELRTMQPRDQESLDELKLVVGDSLENVASLQECHFQQGDSVQTLGINTKQLSNQMLELTKVINELKDVLIQQVKETSFLRNTISECQACGLGGTEVVKQSCGPGVCFRDDMCIETEDGVECAPCPDGYTGDGFSCDDVDECQFNPCFPGVKCVNAAPGYRCDACPLGFTGLPVEGVGVLYAQANKQVCDDIDECKGPSNGGCTADSLCHNSMGSYHCGRCKTGFAGDQVSGCKPEVSCGSNLNNPCDVHAECSVERDGSITCECGIGWAGNGILCGKDTDIDGFPDEKLRCKDPSCRKDNCIFVPNSGQEDVDRDGRGDACDEDADGDGIPNEQDNCWLKPNVEQRNSDKDDHGDACDNCRMVQNPDQRDTDGDGKGDACDDDMDGDGLKNFLDNCPLVQNRQQQDRDRDGVGDACDSCPDIPNPNQSDVDNDLVGDSCDTNQDSDGDGHQDSKDNCPLVINSAQLDTDKDGLGDECDDDDDNDGIPDIVAPGPDNCRLVPNPEQTDDNDDGVGDICESDFDQDKVIDRIDSCPENAEITLTDFRAYQTVVLDPEGDAQIDPNWVVLNQGMEIIQTMNSDPGLAVGYTAFSGVDFEGTFHVNTVTDDDYAGFIFGYQDSSSFYVVMWKQTEQTYWQATPFRAVAEPGIQLKAVKSTSGPGEHLRNSLWHTGDTNDQVRLLWKDPRNVGWKDKVSYRWYLQHRPQVGYIRARFYEGTQLVADSGVTIDTTMRGGRLGVFCFSQENIIWSNLKYRCNDTIPEDFQEFSAQHAGDAL; this is encoded by the exons ATGATTTTaacat CCGCTTCCAGGGACTCGACAG TCTATGATCTGCTCACCTCGCCCGACTGCTTGCcggagctgctgcagggggGTCTGGCAGAACAGGGCGTGAACGAGGCGTTCATCCTGACGTCCTTCAAGCTGCAGCCCAAGACCGGAACCTCGGTGTTCGGCCTGTACAACCCGCGGGACAACAGCAAGTACTTTGAGTTCACCGTGATGGGGAAGCTGAACAGAG CCGTGTTGCGCTACCTGAGGACGGACAAGAGGATGAGCTCGGTGACCTTCAACAACCTGGTGCTGGCAGACGGCCAGCAGCACCGGCTGCTGTTCCACCTGAAGGGGATGCAGCGGCAGGGTCCGGGCGGGGTGGAGCTGCACCTGGACTGCAGGCTGGTGGAGACGGTCAGGGACCTCCCTGCAGCTTTCCAGGGCTTGCCTGCAGGATACGGGATGCTGGAGCTGAGGACCATGCAGCCCAGAGACCAG GAGAGTCTCGACGAGCTCAAGCTGGTGGTCGGAGACTCATTGGAGAATGTGGCCTCCTTACAAGAATGTCATTTCCAACAAGGGGACTCCGTTCAGACTCTGG GGATCAACACGAAGCAGCTGTCCAATCAGATGCTGGAGCTAACGAAGGTGATCAATGAGCTGAAGGATGTCCTCATTCAGCAG GTGAAGGAGACCTCGTTTCTCAGAAACACCATCTCAGAGTGTCAGGCCTGCG GTCTTGGTGGTACGGAGGTGGTGAAGCAATCGTGTGGCCCCGGCGTCTGTTTCCGTGACGATATGTGCATAGAGACGGAGGACGGCGTGGAGTGTGCGCCGTGTCCCGACGGCTACACTGGAGACGGGTTCAGCTGTGACGACGTGGACGAG TGCCAGTTTAACCCCTGCTTCCCTGGAGTGAAGTGCGTGAACGCCGCCCCGGGCTACCGCTGTGACGCCTGTCCGCTGGGCTTCACCGGCCTGCCGGTGGAGGGGGTGGGCGTGTTGTACGCCCAGGCCAACAAGCAG GTGTGCGACGACATCGACGAATGCAAAGGACCCTCCAACGGCGGCTGCACGGCCGACTCGCTGTGCCACAACTCCATG GGCTCGTACCACTGCGGCCGGTGCAAGACGGGCTTCGCCGGGGATCAGGTGAGCGGCTGCAAGCCGGAGGTCAGCTGTGGCAGCAACCTGAACAACCCCTGTGACGTCCACGCCGAGTGCAGCGTGGAGCGGGACGGCAGCATCACCTGCGAG TGCGGGATCGGCTGGGCCGGGAACGGGATCCTGTGTGGGAAAGACACCGACATCGACGGATTCCCGGATGAGAAGCTGAGGTGCAAAGATCCGAGCTGCAGGAAG GACAACTGCATCTTCGTTCCCAACTCTGGCCAGGAAGACGTCGACCGGGACGGGCGAGGAGACGCCTGTGACGAGGACGCCGATGGCGATGGCATTCCGAACGAGCAG GACAACTGCTGGCTGAAGCCCAACGTGGAGCAGAGGAACAGCGATAAGGACGACCACGGCGACGCCTGCGATAACTGTCGCATGGTGCAGAACCCCGACCAGAGGGACACCGACGGCGACGGCAAAGGGGACGCCTGTGACGACGACATGGACGGAGACG GCCTGAAGAACTTTCTGGACAATTGTCCTCTTGTCcagaacagacagcagcaggACCGGGACAGAGACGGAGTAGGAGACGCCTGCGACAGCTGCCCCGACATCCCCAACCCGAACCAG TCGGATGTTGACAACGACCTGGTCGGCGACTCCTGCGACACAAACCAGGACAG tgATGGCGACGGACACCAGGACTCCAAGGATAACTGCCCGCTGGTGATCAACAGCGCCCAGCTGGACACGGACAAAGACGGCCTGGGCGATGAGtgcgacgacgacgacgacaacgaCGGGATCCCGGACATCGTGGCGCCGGGACCCGACAACTGCCGGCTGGTGCCGAACCCTGAGCAGACGGACGACAACG aCGACGGCGTCGGGGACATCTGTGAGTCCGACTTCGATCAGGACAAAGTGATCGACAGGATCGACAGCTGCCCGGAGAACGCTGAGATCACGCTGACGGACTTCAGGGCCTATCAGACGGTGGTGCTGGACCCCGAGGGCGACGCCCAGATCGACCCCAACTGGGTCGTTTTAAACCAG GGAATGGAGATCATTCAGACCATGAATAGTGACCCGGGCCTCGCTGTAG GCTACACTGCTTTCAGCGGCGTGGACTTCGAGGGCACCTTCCACGTAAACACCGTGACTGACGATGACTACGCCGGCTTCATCTTTGGGTACCAGGACTCGTCCTCTTTCTACGTGGTGATGTGGAAGCAGACCGAGCAGACCTACTGGCAGGCCACGCCCTTCCGCGCCGTGGCCGAGCCCGGCATCCAGCTGAAG gCGGTGAAGTCCACCTCGGGTCCCGGGGAGCACCTGAGGAACTCCCTGTGGCACACCGGGGACACCAACGATCAGGTCCGCCTGCTCTGGAAGGACCCCAGGAACGTGGGCTGGAAGGACAAGGTGTCCTACCGGTGGTACCTGCAGCACCGGCCGCAGGTCGGCTACATCAG GGCCCGGTTCTATGAGGGAACCCAGCTGGTGGCGGATTCCGGCGTGACCATCGATACGACCATGAGAGGAGGACGACTCGGcgttttctgtttctctcaagAAAACATCATCTGGTCCAATTTGAAATATCGCTGCAACG ACACCATCCCGGAGGACTTCCAGGAGTTCAGCGCTCAACACGCCGGCGACGCGCTCTGA
- the LOC137908414 gene encoding thrombospondin-4-B-like isoform X1: protein MAVWMALVLLLGLGSVVDAQALVYDLLTSPDCLPELLQGGLAEQGVNEAFILTSFKLQPKTGTSVFGLYNPRDNSKYFEFTVMGKLNRAVLRYLRTDKRMSSVTFNNLVLADGQQHRLLFHLKGMQRQGPGGVELHLDCRLVETVRDLPAAFQGLPAGYGMLELRTMQPRDQESLDELKLVVGDSLENVASLQECHFQQGDSVQTLGINTKQLSNQMLELTKVINELKDVLIQQVKETSFLRNTISECQACGLGGTEVVKQSCGPGVCFRDDMCIETEDGVECAPCPDGYTGDGFSCDDVDECQFNPCFPGVKCVNAAPGYRCDACPLGFTGLPVEGVGVLYAQANKQVCDDIDECKGPSNGGCTADSLCHNSMGSYHCGRCKTGFAGDQVSGCKPEVSCGSNLNNPCDVHAECSVERDGSITCECGIGWAGNGILCGKDTDIDGFPDEKLRCKDPSCRKDNCIFVPNSGQEDVDRDGRGDACDEDADGDGIPNEQDNCWLKPNVEQRNSDKDDHGDACDNCRMVQNPDQRDTDGDGKGDACDDDMDGDGLKNFLDNCPLVQNRQQQDRDRDGVGDACDSCPDIPNPNQSDVDNDLVGDSCDTNQDSDGDGHQDSKDNCPLVINSAQLDTDKDGLGDECDDDDDNDGIPDIVAPGPDNCRLVPNPEQTDDNDDGVGDICESDFDQDKVIDRIDSCPENAEITLTDFRAYQTVVLDPEGDAQIDPNWVVLNQGMEIIQTMNSDPGLAVGYTAFSGVDFEGTFHVNTVTDDDYAGFIFGYQDSSSFYVVMWKQTEQTYWQATPFRAVAEPGIQLKAVKSTSGPGEHLRNSLWHTGDTNDQVRLLWKDPRNVGWKDKVSYRWYLQHRPQVGYIRARFYEGTQLVADSGVTIDTTMRGGRLGVFCFSQENIIWSNLKYRCNDTIPEDFQEFSAQHAGDAL, encoded by the exons ATGGCTGTCTGGATGGccctggttctgctgctgggacTCGGCTCCGTCGTGGACGCTCAGGCTTTGG TCTATGATCTGCTCACCTCGCCCGACTGCTTGCcggagctgctgcagggggGTCTGGCAGAACAGGGCGTGAACGAGGCGTTCATCCTGACGTCCTTCAAGCTGCAGCCCAAGACCGGAACCTCGGTGTTCGGCCTGTACAACCCGCGGGACAACAGCAAGTACTTTGAGTTCACCGTGATGGGGAAGCTGAACAGAG CCGTGTTGCGCTACCTGAGGACGGACAAGAGGATGAGCTCGGTGACCTTCAACAACCTGGTGCTGGCAGACGGCCAGCAGCACCGGCTGCTGTTCCACCTGAAGGGGATGCAGCGGCAGGGTCCGGGCGGGGTGGAGCTGCACCTGGACTGCAGGCTGGTGGAGACGGTCAGGGACCTCCCTGCAGCTTTCCAGGGCTTGCCTGCAGGATACGGGATGCTGGAGCTGAGGACCATGCAGCCCAGAGACCAG GAGAGTCTCGACGAGCTCAAGCTGGTGGTCGGAGACTCATTGGAGAATGTGGCCTCCTTACAAGAATGTCATTTCCAACAAGGGGACTCCGTTCAGACTCTGG GGATCAACACGAAGCAGCTGTCCAATCAGATGCTGGAGCTAACGAAGGTGATCAATGAGCTGAAGGATGTCCTCATTCAGCAG GTGAAGGAGACCTCGTTTCTCAGAAACACCATCTCAGAGTGTCAGGCCTGCG GTCTTGGTGGTACGGAGGTGGTGAAGCAATCGTGTGGCCCCGGCGTCTGTTTCCGTGACGATATGTGCATAGAGACGGAGGACGGCGTGGAGTGTGCGCCGTGTCCCGACGGCTACACTGGAGACGGGTTCAGCTGTGACGACGTGGACGAG TGCCAGTTTAACCCCTGCTTCCCTGGAGTGAAGTGCGTGAACGCCGCCCCGGGCTACCGCTGTGACGCCTGTCCGCTGGGCTTCACCGGCCTGCCGGTGGAGGGGGTGGGCGTGTTGTACGCCCAGGCCAACAAGCAG GTGTGCGACGACATCGACGAATGCAAAGGACCCTCCAACGGCGGCTGCACGGCCGACTCGCTGTGCCACAACTCCATG GGCTCGTACCACTGCGGCCGGTGCAAGACGGGCTTCGCCGGGGATCAGGTGAGCGGCTGCAAGCCGGAGGTCAGCTGTGGCAGCAACCTGAACAACCCCTGTGACGTCCACGCCGAGTGCAGCGTGGAGCGGGACGGCAGCATCACCTGCGAG TGCGGGATCGGCTGGGCCGGGAACGGGATCCTGTGTGGGAAAGACACCGACATCGACGGATTCCCGGATGAGAAGCTGAGGTGCAAAGATCCGAGCTGCAGGAAG GACAACTGCATCTTCGTTCCCAACTCTGGCCAGGAAGACGTCGACCGGGACGGGCGAGGAGACGCCTGTGACGAGGACGCCGATGGCGATGGCATTCCGAACGAGCAG GACAACTGCTGGCTGAAGCCCAACGTGGAGCAGAGGAACAGCGATAAGGACGACCACGGCGACGCCTGCGATAACTGTCGCATGGTGCAGAACCCCGACCAGAGGGACACCGACGGCGACGGCAAAGGGGACGCCTGTGACGACGACATGGACGGAGACG GCCTGAAGAACTTTCTGGACAATTGTCCTCTTGTCcagaacagacagcagcaggACCGGGACAGAGACGGAGTAGGAGACGCCTGCGACAGCTGCCCCGACATCCCCAACCCGAACCAG TCGGATGTTGACAACGACCTGGTCGGCGACTCCTGCGACACAAACCAGGACAG tgATGGCGACGGACACCAGGACTCCAAGGATAACTGCCCGCTGGTGATCAACAGCGCCCAGCTGGACACGGACAAAGACGGCCTGGGCGATGAGtgcgacgacgacgacgacaacgaCGGGATCCCGGACATCGTGGCGCCGGGACCCGACAACTGCCGGCTGGTGCCGAACCCTGAGCAGACGGACGACAACG aCGACGGCGTCGGGGACATCTGTGAGTCCGACTTCGATCAGGACAAAGTGATCGACAGGATCGACAGCTGCCCGGAGAACGCTGAGATCACGCTGACGGACTTCAGGGCCTATCAGACGGTGGTGCTGGACCCCGAGGGCGACGCCCAGATCGACCCCAACTGGGTCGTTTTAAACCAG GGAATGGAGATCATTCAGACCATGAATAGTGACCCGGGCCTCGCTGTAG GCTACACTGCTTTCAGCGGCGTGGACTTCGAGGGCACCTTCCACGTAAACACCGTGACTGACGATGACTACGCCGGCTTCATCTTTGGGTACCAGGACTCGTCCTCTTTCTACGTGGTGATGTGGAAGCAGACCGAGCAGACCTACTGGCAGGCCACGCCCTTCCGCGCCGTGGCCGAGCCCGGCATCCAGCTGAAG gCGGTGAAGTCCACCTCGGGTCCCGGGGAGCACCTGAGGAACTCCCTGTGGCACACCGGGGACACCAACGATCAGGTCCGCCTGCTCTGGAAGGACCCCAGGAACGTGGGCTGGAAGGACAAGGTGTCCTACCGGTGGTACCTGCAGCACCGGCCGCAGGTCGGCTACATCAG GGCCCGGTTCTATGAGGGAACCCAGCTGGTGGCGGATTCCGGCGTGACCATCGATACGACCATGAGAGGAGGACGACTCGGcgttttctgtttctctcaagAAAACATCATCTGGTCCAATTTGAAATATCGCTGCAACG ACACCATCCCGGAGGACTTCCAGGAGTTCAGCGCTCAACACGCCGGCGACGCGCTCTGA